GCTCCACGCCGAAGAAGGGCAGGGTGGCCGAACCGGGCTTGCACGGCGTGGCCCCCGGCAGCGGGCTGATGAGGATGCCGCCCGTCTCCGTCTGCCACCACGTGTCGATGACCGGGCAGCGCTGCTCGCCCACCACGTCGTGGTACCAGCGCCACACCTCCGGGTTGATGGGCTCGCCCACGCTGCCCAGCAGGCGCAGGGACTGGCGCGAGGACTGCTTCACCCACGCGTCGCCCTCCTTGATGAGCGCGCGCAGCGCGGTGGGCGCGGTGTAGAGGTTGGTCGTCTTCAGGTCATCCACCACGCGCCACAGGCGGCCCGCGTCCGGGTAGGTCGGCGTGGATTCGAAGAGCACGGTGGTGGTGCCGTTGATGAGCGGGCCGTACAGGAGATAGGTGTGCCCCGTCACCCAGCCCAGGTCCGCGGTGCAGAAGTGGATGTCGTCCGGCCGCACGTCGAAGACGAAGCGGTGCGTGGTCGCCGCGTACACCAGGTAGCCGCCCGTGGTGTGCAGCACGCCCTTGGGCTTCCCGGTGGAGCCGGAGGTGTAGAGGATGAACAGCGGATCCTCGGAGTCCATCCACTCGGCGGGACAGACGCCCCGGTGCTTCGCTGTTGCGAGGCGGGCTGGTTGATGGACGAGCGCTCCGCCTGGTTGATGGGCATCACCGAGCGCGAGCGTTAGCGAGCGCGCCCGGTGATGGGAGTGGCCTAAAGAGCGGCGGAGTCGGTGTCGAGCA
This sequence is a window from Myxococcus stipitatus. Protein-coding genes within it:
- a CDS encoding acetate--CoA ligase — encoded protein: ARHRLRRSLGHSHHRARSLTLALGDAHQPGGALVHQPARLATAKHRGVCPAEWMDSEDPLFILYTSGSTGKPKGVLHTTGGYLVYAATTHRFVFDVRPDDIHFCTADLGWVTGHTYLLYGPLINGTTTVLFESTPTYPDAGRLWRVVDDLKTTNLYTAPTALRALIKEGDAWVKQSSRQSLRLLGSVGEPINPEVWRWYHDVVGEQRCPVIDTWWQTETGGILISPLPGATPCKPGSATLPFFGVEPVLLDDEGRVIEGNGVSGNLCLAHSWPGQARTLYGHHQRFKDTYYSRFPNLYFTGDGCRRDEDGYYWITGRVDDVLNVSGHRLGTAEVESALVAHEAVAEAAVVGFPHDIKGTGVCAFVTVKPDWQETSSEQMVGALKEQVRHVIGPIATPDRVVVVQGLPKTRSGKILRRMLRKIASGETENLGDASTLADPAVLDELLARS